A DNA window from Flavisolibacter ginsenosidimutans contains the following coding sequences:
- a CDS encoding OmpA family protein, translated as MKKLLGYAFVLTLFAAPFTPVNAQGILGKIKQKVKDKAEQKEDEKIDKAVDKAADGVDNATKNGGSKGSDAKDNNVKQVSNIETGNNETPSLKVYQNYDFVPGDKILFEDNFTGDQDGEFPSHWELEKGQGQLNKVSGQEALFLTEGNYARVKPRMKTEKYLTEPFTIEFDYYNKDRAYGILTFLSRIDPACNCETTSDVQVGASEASFNGVVDFSKAYPAGLQDENFVNKWHHIAIAVKNHQLKLYVDQNRILVVPDTKSEFFKVGFGGIGSEEQPLIFKNVRIASGGDMNMIGKKFTESKIITHGINFDIDKASIKPESMGTLNMIVGVLKENPDLKFSIEGHTDNSGTAAHNLTLSQQRAEAVKVQLIAMGVDGSRLSTKGLGDTKPISDNNSLEGKANNRRVEFVKM; from the coding sequence ATGAAAAAGCTCCTCGGCTATGCCTTTGTTCTAACGCTTTTTGCAGCGCCATTTACACCCGTGAACGCACAAGGAATTTTGGGAAAGATCAAGCAAAAAGTAAAAGACAAGGCCGAGCAAAAGGAAGACGAAAAAATTGACAAGGCCGTGGACAAAGCGGCCGACGGCGTGGACAACGCAACGAAAAACGGCGGTTCAAAAGGCAGCGACGCGAAGGACAACAACGTGAAGCAAGTGTCTAACATAGAAACGGGAAATAACGAAACGCCTTCTTTAAAAGTTTACCAGAACTACGATTTTGTACCCGGCGATAAAATTTTATTTGAGGACAATTTTACCGGCGATCAGGACGGCGAATTTCCCTCGCATTGGGAACTGGAAAAAGGACAGGGGCAGCTTAACAAAGTAAGCGGACAAGAAGCTTTGTTCTTGACAGAAGGAAACTACGCTCGTGTTAAACCACGAATGAAAACCGAAAAATATTTAACCGAACCCTTTACGATTGAATTTGATTATTACAACAAAGACAGGGCTTACGGCATTCTTACTTTCCTGAGCCGAATAGACCCGGCCTGCAATTGCGAAACCACGTCAGACGTGCAAGTAGGCGCATCGGAAGCGTCCTTCAACGGCGTGGTGGATTTCTCCAAAGCTTATCCGGCCGGTTTGCAAGATGAAAACTTCGTCAACAAGTGGCATCATATAGCGATTGCAGTGAAGAATCATCAATTAAAACTTTACGTTGATCAGAACCGAATATTGGTGGTGCCGGATACAAAAAGCGAGTTTTTTAAAGTTGGTTTCGGCGGCATTGGCAGCGAAGAACAACCGCTTATTTTTAAGAACGTTCGCATTGCCTCGGGTGGCGACATGAACATGATTGGCAAAAAATTTACCGAGAGTAAGATCATCACACACGGCATTAATTTCGATATTGACAAGGCCAGCATCAAGCCCGAAAGCATGGGTACATTAAACATGATTGTTGGCGTGTTGAAAGAGAATCCCGATTTAAAATTCAGCATCGAAGGACATACCGATAACAGCGGCACGGCAGCCCATAATCTCACCCTTTCGCAACAAAGAGCCGAGGCCGTGAAAGTACAACTCATAGCGATGGGCGTTGACGGTTCGCGTCTTTCCACAAAAGGTTTGGGCGATACAAAGCCCATCAGTGACAACAACAGCCTGGAGGGCAAAGCCAACAACCGGCGTGTAGAGTTTGTGAAGATGTAG